The following proteins are encoded in a genomic region of Magnolia sinica isolate HGM2019 chromosome 1, MsV1, whole genome shotgun sequence:
- the LOC131219105 gene encoding FT-interacting protein 3, with the protein MQRPPPSEDFRLKETAPHLGGGWAAGDKLTSTYDLVEQMQYLYVRVVKAKDLPAKDVTGSCDPYVEVKLGNYKGTTRHFEKKTNPEWNQVFAFSKDRIQSSVVEVAVKDKDMVKDDLIGFVVFDLNEVPKRVPPDSPLAPQWYRLEDRKGDKVKGELMLAVWMGTQADEAFPEAWHSDAAAVHSEGLANIRSKVYLSPKLWYVRVNVIEAQDLQPSDKGRFPEVFVKAILGNQALRTRISQSRTINPMWNEDLMFVAAEPFEEHLILSVEDRVGANKDEVLGKAVIPLQNVQRRLDYKPVNTRWFNLEKHVIVDGEQKKKEKFASRIHLRICLEGGYHVLDESTHYSSDLRPTAKQLWKPSIGVLEVGILTAQGLLPMKTKDGRGTTDAYCVAKYGQKWVRTRTIIDNFTPKWNEQYTWEVFDPCTVITIGVFDNCHLQGGDKGAGAKDSRIGKVRIRLSTLETDRVYTHSYPLLVLHPSGVKKMGEVQLAVRFTCSSLLNMLHIYSQPLLPKMHYLHPLTVTQLDSLRHQATQIVSMRLSRAEPPLRKEVVEYMLDVDSHMWSMRRSKANFFRIMGVLSGLIAVGKWFDQICNWRNSLTTILIHVLFIILVLYPELILPTIFLYLFLIGVWYYRWRPRQPPHMDTRLSHADTVHPDELDEEFDTFPTSRPADIVRMRYDRLRSIAGRIQTVVGDLATQGERLQSLLSWRDPRATALFVIFCLIAAIVLYVTPFQVVALVAGFYVLRHPRFRHKLPSAPLNFFRRLPARTDSLL; encoded by the coding sequence ATGCAGCGACCTCCCCCTTCAGAAGATTTCCGTCTGAAAGAGACTGCACCCCACCTTGGTGGAGGCTGGGCTGCTGGCGACAAGCTCACTAGCACCTATGATCTGGTCGAGCAGATGCAATATCTGTACGTCCGTGTTGTCAAAGCCAAAGACCTCCCAGCAAAAGATGTCACCGGTAGCTGTGACCCTTATGTGGAAGTGAAGCTTGGGAATTACAAGGGCACGACCCGCCACTTTGAAAAGAAGACGAATCCCGAGTGGAACCAGGTTTTTGCTTTCTCGAAGGACCGAATCCAATCTTCTGTCGTTGAGGTTGCGGTGAAGGATAAGGATATGGTGAAGGATGATTTAATTGGGTTCGTTGTTTTCGATCTCAATGAAGTCCCCAAGCGTGTCCCCCCGGATAGCCCACTAGCACCACAGTGGTACAGACTGGAAGATCGGAAGGGGGATAAGGTTAAAGGGGAGCTCATGTTAGCCGTTTGGATGGGCACCCAGGCAGATGAAGCATTTCCTGAAGCATGGCATTCCGATGCTGCAGCTGTTCACAGTGAAGGCCTTGCAAACATTAGGTCGAAAGTATATCTCTCTCCCAAGCTTTGGTATGTTCGGGTTAATGTTATCGAAGCTCAGGATTTGCAACCGAGTGATAAGGGCAGGTTCCCAGAAGTCTTTGTTAAGGCTATTCTTGGCAATCAGGCACTGAGAACTAGGATTTCTCAGAGCAGGACAATCAATCCCATGTGGAATGAGGATTTGATGTTTGTAGCAGCAGAACCATTTGAAGAGCACTTGATTTTGAGTGTGGAAGATAGGGTGGGAGCCAACAAGGATGAGGTTCTGGGGAAGGCTGTGATTCCTTTGCAGAATGTGCAGAGAAGGCTGGACTATAAACCTGTGAATACTAGGTGGTTTAATCTTGAGAAGCACGTCATCGTGGATGGTGagcagaagaagaaggagaagtttGCCAGTAGGATCCATTTGAGGATCTGTTTGGAGGGTGGGTATCATGTCTTGGATGAATCTACACATTATAGCAGTGATCTTCGGCCGACGGCAAAGCAGTTGTGGAAGCCGAGCATTGGGGTTCTGGAAGTGGGTATTTTGACTGCTCAGGGCTTGTTGCCTATGAAGACGAAGGACGGGCGGGGGACCACAGATGCTTATTGCGTGGCAAAATATGGGCAGAAGTGGGTTCGGACTAGGACAATTATCGACAATTTTACTCCTAAGTGGAATGAGCAATACACTTGGGAGGTATTTGATCCATGTACTGTGATTACTATCGGGGTGTTTGATAACTGTCATTTGCAGGGAGGAGATAAGGGGGCAGGGGCAAAAGATTCCAGAATTGGGAAGGTGAGGATTCGGCTCTCGACACTTGAAACTGATCGGGTCTATACCCACTCATATCCGCTGCTGGTACTGCATCCTTCAGGAGTGAAGAAGATGGGAGAAGTGCAGTTGGCTGTTAGGTTCACATGCTCATCTTTGCTTAACATGCTGCACATCTATTCACAGCCATTGCTGCCGAAAATGCATTACCTTCATCCACTGACGGTTACTCAGCTCGATAGCTTGAGGCACCAGGCCACACAGATAGTATCGATGAGGTTGAGCCGCGCTGAGCCACCGCTGAGGAAAGAAGTTGTCGAGTACATGTTAGATGTGGATTCTCATATGTGGAGTATGCGAAGAAGCAAAGCTAACTTCTTCCGGATTATGGGTGTCTTGAGTGGGTTGATTGCGGTCGGGAAATGGTTTGATCAGATTTGTAACTGGAGGAACTCTTTGACGACAATCCTGATTCATGTACTTTTCATAATACTTGTTTTGTACCCTGAACTGATACTACCGACGATATTTCTATACCTGTTCTTGATTGGGGTCTGGTACTACCGGTGGAGGCCTAGGCAGCCTCCTCACATGGACACTCGGCTATCTCATGCTGATACTGTTCATCCTGATGAATTGGATGAGGAATTTGATACTTTCCCAACTTCTCGGCCTGCAGATATTGTGAGGATGAGATATGATCGCTTGAGAAGCATCGCGGGAAGGATACAGACAGTGGTTGGTGACCTGGCAACGCAGGGGGAGAGGTTGCAGTCTCTGCTGAGCTGGCGAGACCCAAGAGCGACAGCCCTGTTTGTGATTTTCTGTTTGATTGCTGCCATTGTGCTCTATGTCACGCCATTCCAAGTGGTGGCCCTCGTCGCCGGCTTTTACGTGTTGAGGCATCCGAGGTTCCGTCACAAGCTTCCTTCAGCACCCCTCAACTTCTTCAGGAGGCTGCCTGCAAGAACAGACAGCTTGTTGTGA